A window from Mycolicibacterium tokaiense encodes these proteins:
- a CDS encoding NADP-dependent oxidoreductase: MKAMRFNRYGDSDVLEYTDVAQPVPGPGQVLLQVAATSFNPVDAGIRGGYLQQVFVLDLPHTPGIDVAGTVAEIGEGVTGWKRGDAVVALLPMDADGAAAEYALAPAQTLTAAPHAVAMTDGAALPTVGLTAWQALFELAQLRAGQTVFINGAGGAVGGFAVQLAHAAGAVVTATANPRSAARLRARGADHTVAYLDYTATPSVLAGQSFDVVLNLLGTDPAQTDALMGVVADGGYYIGTMTTGTPDPARGVRAQRVFVRSDATQLADLVRRVDAGALHIDIAERRPLSDAAAVHRASDDGHLPGKTLLVPSLLAP, from the coding sequence ATGAAGGCAATGCGGTTCAACCGTTACGGCGACAGCGACGTGCTCGAGTACACGGACGTGGCACAACCGGTTCCAGGCCCGGGGCAGGTGCTCCTGCAGGTCGCGGCGACCTCGTTCAACCCGGTGGACGCCGGTATCCGCGGTGGGTATCTGCAGCAGGTCTTCGTCCTCGACCTACCGCACACCCCGGGCATCGACGTCGCCGGCACGGTCGCGGAGATCGGGGAGGGAGTCACCGGGTGGAAGCGCGGCGACGCCGTGGTGGCGCTCCTGCCGATGGACGCCGACGGTGCGGCAGCCGAGTACGCCCTGGCTCCGGCGCAGACCCTGACCGCCGCGCCACACGCGGTAGCGATGACCGATGGCGCGGCGCTGCCCACGGTGGGCCTGACCGCATGGCAGGCGCTCTTCGAGCTGGCGCAGCTGCGCGCAGGCCAGACCGTGTTCATCAACGGGGCGGGCGGGGCGGTCGGCGGCTTTGCGGTGCAGCTCGCCCACGCCGCGGGTGCTGTGGTCACCGCGACTGCCAACCCTCGATCCGCCGCCCGCCTGCGGGCGCGCGGGGCAGATCACACGGTCGCCTACCTGGACTACACGGCAACGCCGTCGGTCCTCGCCGGACAGTCCTTCGACGTGGTGCTGAACCTGCTCGGTACCGACCCCGCGCAGACCGACGCGCTGATGGGCGTCGTCGCCGACGGCGGCTACTACATCGGCACCATGACCACGGGAACTCCGGATCCGGCGCGCGGGGTGCGCGCCCAGCGGGTGTTCGTCCGCAGCGACGCCACGCAGCTCGCCGATCTGGTCCGCCGGGTCGACGCGGGTGCATTGCACATCGACATCGCCGAACGCCGGCCGCTGAGCGATGCCGCCGCCGTGCACCGGGCCTCGGACGACGGCCACCTGCCCGGCAAGACGCTGCTGGTCCCCTCGCTGCTGGCCCCCTAG
- a CDS encoding MarR family winged helix-turn-helix transcriptional regulator: MPSALRPEQMRAYFALTEAVSLLQYAVAQQLQADGGLSYVQFEILATVADAEAALTMTDLADRVVYSRSGLTHQARLLEDAGLITRAPSPDDQRATLVDITEAGRARLAAVLPGHVQVVRDLLFEPMSARDVRTLGDLMTRTRDHMRARPPRSALRRSAGGITADSGHPRGHDRA, from the coding sequence ATGCCTTCAGCGCTGCGGCCCGAACAGATGCGCGCGTACTTCGCGCTCACCGAGGCGGTGAGCCTGCTGCAGTACGCCGTCGCGCAGCAGCTGCAGGCCGACGGTGGGCTCAGCTACGTGCAATTCGAGATCCTGGCCACGGTGGCCGACGCGGAGGCGGCGCTGACCATGACCGATCTGGCCGACCGGGTGGTCTACAGCCGCAGCGGCCTGACCCATCAGGCGCGGCTGCTCGAAGACGCCGGCCTGATCACCCGCGCGCCCAGCCCCGACGATCAGCGGGCCACCCTCGTGGACATCACCGAAGCCGGTCGCGCGCGGCTGGCTGCGGTACTGCCCGGACATGTCCAGGTGGTCCGTGACCTGCTGTTCGAGCCCATGTCGGCCCGCGACGTCCGCACCCTCGGCGATCTCATGACCCGCACGCGTGACCACATGCGGGCCCGCCCGCCGCGCTCGGCGCTGCGGCGGTCTGCAGGTGGGATTACGGCCGACTCTGGGCACCCCAGGGGACATGACCGCGCGTAA
- a CDS encoding heavy metal translocating P-type ATPase: MGLVTTETASPQPLSRVTRWGAALWAVPSARWAGAALALFAVGLLLQLSGAPAPLWWAAYLACYAVGGWESAWSGVLALRERTLDVDLLMIVAAAAAAAIGQVTDGALLIVIFATSGALEDLATSRTADSVRALLDLAPDTAVLADGRVVAATNLTVGDTVRVRPGERIAADGVVTSGHSDVDQASITGEPLPVPKTLGDTVFAGTLNGTGTLTVGVTQDPSQTVVARIVALVGEAAATKAQTQLFIEKVEQRYSVGVVVATVALLATPLVFGADLESTLLRAMTFMIVASPCALVLATMPPLLSAIANAGRHGVLVKSAVAMERLADVNAVALDKTGTLTRGTPHLVSVQTTGFSEHDVLRWAAAAEQYSEHPIGRAVVSAARDRGCEIPPAQDFEALTGRGVRARVDGHLIEVHASADHHGNDGATVISLLRDGDRIAELSLYDELRDDAASTVATLTGLTRVPPMLITGDNTGAATALAQHAGIAEVRAELLPHQKAETVRALHDHGLRILVVGDGINDAPAMSAAHSSVAMGRSGSDLALETADAVTVRDELIVIPTIVTLARRARRVVMANLVIAATVIAVLVTWDLVGHLPLPLGVAGHEGSTILVALNGLRLLTDRAWRQAGQVSSAIPCRS; the protein is encoded by the coding sequence ATGGGCTTGGTAACCACCGAAACCGCATCGCCACAGCCACTTTCCCGCGTCACCCGGTGGGGTGCCGCCCTGTGGGCGGTTCCCTCGGCGCGGTGGGCCGGCGCAGCTCTGGCGCTGTTCGCCGTCGGACTGCTCCTGCAACTCTCTGGGGCACCCGCACCGCTGTGGTGGGCGGCTTACCTGGCGTGTTATGCGGTGGGCGGCTGGGAGTCGGCGTGGTCGGGCGTGCTGGCCCTGCGTGAGCGGACCCTCGACGTGGATCTGCTGATGATCGTCGCGGCGGCGGCCGCGGCGGCCATTGGACAGGTCACCGACGGTGCGCTGCTGATCGTCATCTTCGCCACCTCGGGTGCACTGGAGGATCTGGCCACCTCGCGGACCGCGGACTCGGTGCGCGCGCTTCTGGATCTGGCTCCCGACACGGCGGTGCTGGCCGATGGTCGGGTGGTGGCGGCGACCAACCTCACGGTCGGCGACACGGTGCGGGTGCGCCCCGGTGAGCGCATCGCCGCCGACGGCGTGGTGACCTCCGGACACTCCGACGTCGACCAGGCTTCGATCACCGGCGAGCCGCTACCGGTACCGAAGACCTTGGGTGACACCGTATTCGCCGGAACCCTGAACGGGACGGGGACACTCACCGTCGGCGTCACCCAGGACCCGTCGCAGACGGTCGTGGCCCGTATCGTCGCTCTGGTCGGCGAAGCCGCCGCCACCAAGGCGCAGACCCAGTTGTTCATCGAGAAGGTGGAACAGCGGTACTCGGTGGGCGTGGTGGTGGCCACCGTGGCGCTGCTGGCGACGCCTCTGGTGTTCGGCGCCGACCTGGAATCGACGTTGCTGCGGGCGATGACGTTCATGATCGTGGCGTCCCCCTGTGCGCTGGTGCTGGCCACCATGCCGCCGCTGCTGTCGGCCATCGCCAACGCCGGGCGCCACGGCGTCCTGGTCAAGTCGGCCGTCGCCATGGAGCGCCTGGCCGACGTGAACGCCGTCGCCCTGGACAAGACCGGCACCCTCACACGCGGTACGCCGCACCTGGTCTCCGTGCAGACGACCGGGTTCTCCGAGCACGATGTACTCCGTTGGGCCGCTGCCGCTGAGCAATACAGCGAACACCCGATCGGCCGGGCGGTGGTGTCCGCGGCCCGGGACCGGGGCTGTGAGATTCCGCCGGCACAGGATTTCGAGGCGCTGACCGGACGCGGGGTGCGCGCCAGGGTCGACGGCCACCTCATCGAGGTGCATGCGTCCGCGGACCACCACGGCAACGACGGCGCCACCGTCATCAGCCTGCTCCGTGACGGTGACCGGATCGCGGAGCTGAGCCTGTACGACGAGCTCCGCGACGACGCCGCCAGTACGGTCGCCACGCTCACTGGGCTCACCCGTGTCCCGCCGATGCTCATCACCGGCGACAACACCGGCGCAGCAACAGCATTGGCGCAGCACGCCGGAATTGCCGAGGTGCGCGCGGAACTGCTGCCGCACCAGAAAGCCGAAACCGTGCGCGCGCTGCACGACCACGGCCTGCGCATACTCGTGGTGGGCGACGGGATCAACGACGCGCCGGCCATGTCCGCCGCACACTCCTCGGTCGCGATGGGCCGGTCCGGCTCCGACCTGGCGCTCGAGACCGCCGACGCCGTGACGGTGCGCGACGAGCTCATCGTGATCCCCACCATCGTCACCCTGGCCCGCCGGGCGCGCCGCGTGGTGATGGCCAACCTGGTGATCGCCGCGACGGTGATCGCCGTGCTGGTCACCTGGGATCTGGTGGGTCACCTGCCACTGCCGCTGGGCGTGGCCGGGCACGAGGGATCCACGATCCTGGTGGCGCTCAACGGTTTACGGCTGCTGACCGACCGGGCGTGGCGGCAGGCCGGTCAGGTCTCGTCGGCGATCCCGTGCCGGTCCTGA
- a CDS encoding ArsR/SmtB family transcription factor: MGHGLESSAGTPAASLDAAAAAKVAETLQALASPNRLLILTRLRQSPCTVTELSAAVGMEQPQVSHQLRLLRALGLVAGERAGRNIVYRLYDNHVAALLDEAVYHIEHLRLGARDSSA; this comes from the coding sequence ATGGGTCACGGCCTGGAGAGCTCAGCGGGCACGCCCGCCGCCTCGCTGGATGCCGCTGCGGCGGCCAAGGTCGCCGAGACGCTGCAGGCGTTGGCCTCACCCAACCGGCTGCTGATCCTCACCCGACTGCGGCAGTCGCCGTGCACGGTCACCGAACTCTCGGCCGCGGTCGGGATGGAGCAACCGCAGGTTTCGCATCAGCTGCGATTGCTCCGGGCGCTGGGCCTGGTGGCCGGTGAGCGGGCGGGCCGCAACATCGTCTACCGGCTCTATGACAACCACGTCGCCGCACTGCTCGACGAAGCGGTGTATCACATCGAGCACCTGCGCCTCGGCGCCCGCGACTCCTCCGCCTGA
- a CDS encoding MFS transporter, with protein MHADTKECVHETGVLANRTFRRLFAAQVVALLGTGLLTVALGLLAYDLAGDAAGAVLGTALAIKMVAYVVVAPLVSATLHRVRRRVLMVGADVVRAVFALLLPFVDQVWQIYVLIFVLQAASATFTPAFQAVIPSVLVREQDYTRGLSLSRLAYDLETLVSPVLAAALLSVLTYSHLFLGTVAGFATSAALVFGTAVPVVNPVVTECFRRRVTAGVRVMAGQPALRALMGLNMAVAAATALVVVNTVVYVHRLLDGSTPAVALLLACYGGGSMIVALALPRLLVSMSDRRVMLAGSVVITGALAVAAIALWAHPAAGFGRVVFPVVWAALGMGASLINTPSARLMRYHCGDAERAAVFAAQFSLSHACFFVTYPLAGWLGALVGQPVAAAALAVLAGVAAAVAARMWTSGHREAVLA; from the coding sequence ATGCACGCAGATACTAAGGAGTGTGTGCACGAGACGGGCGTGCTGGCCAACCGGACGTTCCGGCGCCTGTTCGCCGCCCAGGTGGTCGCGCTGCTGGGTACGGGCCTGCTCACCGTGGCGCTCGGGCTGCTGGCCTACGACCTGGCCGGCGACGCCGCGGGTGCGGTGCTGGGTACGGCGCTGGCCATCAAGATGGTCGCGTATGTGGTTGTGGCGCCGCTGGTTTCGGCGACCTTGCACCGGGTGCGCCGGCGGGTGTTGATGGTCGGCGCCGACGTGGTGCGGGCGGTGTTCGCGTTACTGCTGCCGTTCGTCGACCAGGTATGGCAGATCTATGTGCTGATCTTCGTTCTGCAGGCGGCATCGGCCACATTCACACCTGCCTTCCAAGCCGTCATCCCGAGCGTGCTGGTGCGCGAGCAGGACTACACCCGTGGGCTGTCGCTGTCGCGGCTGGCCTACGACCTCGAAACGCTGGTGAGCCCGGTGCTCGCGGCCGCGCTGCTGTCCGTACTGACCTACAGCCACTTGTTCCTGGGTACGGTTGCGGGTTTCGCCACGTCGGCGGCCCTGGTGTTCGGGACTGCCGTTCCGGTGGTGAATCCTGTTGTGACTGAGTGCTTTCGACGCCGGGTCACCGCGGGGGTCCGGGTGATGGCAGGCCAACCGGCGCTGCGGGCCCTGATGGGCCTGAACATGGCGGTGGCCGCCGCCACCGCGCTGGTGGTGGTCAACACGGTGGTCTATGTACACCGGTTGCTCGACGGATCGACCCCGGCCGTGGCCCTGCTGCTGGCCTGCTACGGCGGCGGTTCGATGATCGTGGCCCTCGCCCTGCCCCGGCTGCTGGTGTCGATGTCCGACCGGCGGGTGATGCTGGCCGGGTCGGTGGTGATCACCGGCGCACTGGCGGTCGCCGCGATCGCTTTGTGGGCACACCCCGCCGCCGGGTTCGGCCGGGTGGTCTTCCCGGTGGTCTGGGCGGCGCTCGGCATGGGTGCGTCGTTGATCAACACCCCGTCGGCGCGCCTGATGCGTTACCACTGCGGTGACGCCGAGCGCGCGGCAGTGTTCGCCGCCCAGTTCTCGCTGTCGCACGCGTGCTTCTTCGTCACCTACCCGCTGGCCGGCTGGCTGGGAGCACTCGTCGGTCAACCGGTGGCCGCGGCCGCCCTGGCGGTGCTGGCCGGTGTCGCCGCCGCAGTGGCGGCACGGATGTGGACGAGTGGTCACCGCGAGGCGGTGCTTGCTTAG
- a CDS encoding MarR family winged helix-turn-helix transcriptional regulator yields MGDYPLTPSQQWTWLQYMQVYHRLEYEMNRQLQTDSGVSLGDYTVMNAISQAPQGRTQLTALATVIGWERSRLSHHLVRMERRGLVQRIPSATDRRSTDVELSAAGWNLLREAAPLHAEWVRQAFFEDLEPDQERALGATLAAVYESLLRAGTLPRPDYPRQT; encoded by the coding sequence GTGGGCGACTATCCCCTGACGCCGTCGCAACAGTGGACGTGGTTGCAGTACATGCAGGTGTACCACCGGCTGGAATACGAGATGAACCGTCAGCTGCAGACGGATTCCGGGGTGTCGCTGGGGGATTACACGGTGATGAACGCCATTTCGCAGGCCCCGCAGGGCCGGACCCAGTTGACGGCGCTGGCGACCGTGATCGGGTGGGAACGCAGTCGGCTGTCCCATCACCTGGTGCGGATGGAACGCCGCGGTCTGGTCCAGCGCATCCCGTCGGCGACCGACCGCCGCAGCACCGATGTCGAGCTCAGCGCGGCGGGCTGGAACCTGCTGCGTGAGGCAGCGCCCCTACACGCCGAGTGGGTGCGGCAGGCGTTCTTCGAGGACCTGGAGCCAGACCAGGAGAGAGCGCTCGGCGCCACGCTGGCCGCGGTGTACGAGAGCCTGTTGCGCGCCGGCACACTCCCGCGACCGGATTACCCGCGTCAGACCTGA
- a CDS encoding SDR family oxidoreductase — protein sequence MALLAGKTALVTGGTSGIGLAAATRLAEEGAHVFLTGRSQAGVDKAAAEVGNGAVGVRSDITSLDDLHRLADEIRGHGAGLDIIFANAGGGEFATLEEETPEHLTDTLTRNVGGTTFTVQTMLPLLNRGASVILAGSTAATRGTPAFGAYAASKAAIRSLGRTWAAELVDRGIRVNTVIPGPIETPGLTGLMPAGQEQQILDGEAAKVPMGRVGQPAELANAVLFLASDQSSFMTGAELVVDGGANQV from the coding sequence ATGGCACTTTTGGCAGGCAAGACGGCATTGGTCACCGGCGGCACCTCGGGCATCGGCTTGGCCGCGGCGACCCGGCTGGCCGAGGAGGGCGCGCACGTCTTCCTGACCGGCCGCAGCCAGGCCGGTGTCGACAAGGCCGCCGCCGAGGTGGGCAACGGCGCCGTCGGTGTCCGCAGCGACATCACCAGCCTGGACGACCTGCACCGGCTCGCCGACGAGATCCGCGGCCACGGTGCAGGTCTGGACATCATCTTCGCCAACGCCGGCGGCGGTGAGTTCGCCACGCTGGAGGAGGAGACCCCCGAGCACCTGACCGACACCCTGACCCGCAACGTCGGTGGCACCACCTTCACCGTGCAGACCATGCTTCCCCTGCTCAACCGCGGCGCCTCGGTGATCCTGGCCGGTTCCACCGCCGCCACCCGCGGCACCCCCGCGTTCGGCGCCTACGCCGCGTCCAAGGCCGCCATCCGCTCGCTCGGACGCACCTGGGCCGCCGAACTGGTCGACCGCGGCATCCGCGTCAACACCGTCATCCCCGGACCCATCGAGACGCCCGGACTCACCGGCCTGATGCCCGCGGGCCAGGAGCAGCAGATCCTGGACGGGGAAGCGGCGAAGGTGCCGATGGGCCGGGTGGGCCAACCGGCGGAACTGGCCAATGCGGTGCTGTTCCTGGCCTCGGACCAGAGCAGCTTCATGACCGGCGCCGAACTGGTGGTCGACGGCGGCGCCAATCAGGTCTGA
- a CDS encoding response regulator transcription factor yields MGAPASAVTKPEARVLVVDDETNIVELLSVSLKFQGFEVYTAVSGPAALDRAREVKPDAVILDVMMPGMDGFGVLRRLRADGIDAPALFLTARDSLQDKIAGLTLGADDYVTKPFSLEEVVARLRVILRRTGKTTEEPKNSRLVFADIELDEDTHEVWKAGEPVSLSPTEFTLLRYFVINAGTVLSKPKILDHVWRYDFGGDVNVVESYVSYLRRKIDTGDKRLLHTLRGVGYVLREPR; encoded by the coding sequence ATGGGAGCGCCAGCATCAGCAGTCACCAAACCCGAGGCCAGGGTGCTGGTCGTCGATGACGAGACCAACATCGTCGAGCTACTGTCCGTGAGCCTGAAATTCCAGGGTTTCGAGGTGTACACCGCGGTCAGTGGCCCGGCGGCACTCGACCGGGCCCGTGAGGTCAAACCGGACGCGGTCATCCTCGACGTGATGATGCCCGGCATGGACGGATTCGGAGTGCTGCGAAGGCTGCGAGCCGACGGCATCGACGCCCCTGCGTTGTTCCTGACCGCCCGCGACAGCCTCCAGGACAAGATCGCCGGTCTGACCCTGGGCGCCGACGACTACGTCACCAAGCCCTTCAGTCTCGAAGAGGTGGTGGCCCGGTTGCGCGTGATCCTGCGCCGTACCGGCAAGACCACCGAGGAGCCGAAGAACTCCCGGCTGGTCTTCGCCGACATCGAACTCGACGAGGACACCCACGAGGTCTGGAAGGCCGGCGAGCCTGTCTCGCTGTCGCCCACCGAATTCACCCTGCTGCGCTACTTCGTCATCAATGCAGGCACCGTGCTGTCCAAACCGAAGATCCTCGACCACGTGTGGCGCTACGACTTCGGCGGCGACGTCAATGTCGTGGAGTCTTACGTGTCCTACCTGCGTCGCAAAATCGACACCGGTGACAAGCGACTGCTGCACACCCTGCGCGGTGTCGGATATGTCCTCAGAGAGCCGCGGTAG
- a CDS encoding sensor histidine kinase translates to MAQYLRRGVPLRVALVAATLVLVALGLLASGIAVTTIMSHSMMSRVDQTLVDASQSWAQEPRPMSAPPYEGPNPQRPPSSFYVRGISSDGRVWMAVNDRDAEPALPNHNDVGPIPTTVGSLDGSHVQWRAVSVRGSHGELTTVAIDLSDVQSTMRSLVYTQLGIGVAVLLVLGVVSFAVVRRSLRPLAEVEETAAAIAAGELDRRVPQRDPRTEVGRLSLALNGMLAQIQGAVAASEDSAENARRSEERMRRFITDASHELRTPLTTIRGFAELYRQGAARDVEMLMSRIESESSRMGLLVEDLLLLARLDAQRPLDQHRVDLLALATDAVHDAQSVAPRRRVAMEVFDGPGTPEVIGDEPRLRQVLGNLVANAIQHTPETAGITVRVGTEGDSAILEVADEGPGISEDDAQRVFERFYRTDSSRDRASGGTGLGLSIVDSLVYAHGGTVKVTTAPGQGCRFEVRLPRFNDVGADVAEDAHATVS, encoded by the coding sequence ATGGCCCAGTACTTACGCCGAGGAGTGCCACTGCGGGTGGCGCTGGTGGCGGCGACCCTGGTGCTGGTGGCATTGGGGCTGCTGGCCTCGGGCATCGCCGTCACCACGATCATGAGCCACAGCATGATGAGCCGCGTCGACCAGACCCTGGTGGACGCGTCGCAGAGCTGGGCGCAGGAACCACGGCCCATGTCGGCGCCGCCGTACGAGGGTCCCAACCCGCAACGTCCCCCGTCGAGCTTCTACGTCCGGGGCATCAGCAGCGACGGCCGGGTCTGGATGGCGGTCAACGACCGCGACGCCGAACCCGCCCTGCCCAATCACAACGACGTCGGACCCATCCCGACCACCGTCGGTTCCCTGGACGGGTCGCACGTGCAGTGGCGGGCGGTCTCGGTCCGCGGCTCCCACGGTGAGCTGACCACCGTCGCCATCGACCTCTCCGATGTGCAGTCGACCATGCGCTCCCTGGTCTACACCCAGTTGGGTATCGGGGTGGCCGTGCTGCTGGTGTTGGGCGTGGTCAGCTTCGCCGTGGTGCGCCGCAGCCTGCGACCGTTGGCCGAGGTCGAGGAGACTGCCGCCGCCATCGCCGCCGGCGAGCTCGATCGTCGTGTGCCGCAACGGGACCCGCGCACCGAGGTGGGCCGGCTGTCGTTGGCGCTCAACGGCATGCTGGCCCAGATCCAGGGAGCGGTGGCCGCGTCGGAGGACTCCGCGGAAAACGCTCGCCGCTCCGAAGAACGCATGCGCCGCTTCATCACCGACGCCAGCCACGAATTACGCACCCCGCTGACCACCATCCGCGGGTTCGCCGAGCTCTACCGCCAGGGCGCCGCCCGGGACGTCGAGATGCTGATGTCCCGCATCGAAAGCGAATCCAGCCGGATGGGGCTGCTGGTGGAAGACCTGCTGCTGCTGGCCCGCCTGGACGCGCAGCGCCCGCTGGATCAGCACCGGGTGGATCTGCTGGCGCTCGCCACCGACGCCGTGCACGACGCACAGTCGGTGGCTCCGCGGCGCCGGGTCGCGATGGAGGTCTTCGACGGCCCGGGCACCCCCGAGGTGATCGGCGACGAACCCCGGCTGCGTCAGGTGCTGGGCAACCTGGTGGCCAACGCCATCCAGCACACCCCGGAGACCGCCGGCATCACCGTGCGGGTGGGCACCGAGGGTGACAGCGCCATCCTCGAAGTGGCCGACGAGGGCCCGGGTATCAGCGAGGACGACGCCCAGCGGGTATTCGAGCGGTTCTATCGCACCGACTCCTCACGCGACCGCGCGAGCGGGGGAACCGGGCTGGGCCTGTCGATCGTCGACTCACTGGTGTACGCGCACGGCGGCACGGTGAAGGTGACCACCGCACCCGGACAGGGATGCCGGTTCGAGGTCCGGCTCCCGCGCTTCAACGACGTGGGCGCCGACGTCGCCGAAGACGCTCACGCCACCGTCAGCTGA
- a CDS encoding HIT family protein, producing the protein MASVFTKIINRELPGRFVYEDDEFVAFLTIAPVTQGHVLVVPRAEIDQWQDVDPAVWGRITALTQRIGQAVIKAFDAPRAGLLIAGLEVPHLHLHVFPAYTLDDVNISNADPNPSAESLDEAQAKIVAALAELS; encoded by the coding sequence ATGGCATCTGTCTTCACCAAGATCATCAACCGGGAGTTGCCGGGGCGCTTCGTCTACGAGGACGACGAGTTCGTCGCGTTCCTCACGATCGCCCCGGTGACCCAGGGCCACGTGCTGGTGGTGCCGCGCGCGGAGATCGACCAGTGGCAGGACGTCGATCCCGCGGTGTGGGGGCGTATCACGGCGCTGACACAGCGGATCGGCCAGGCAGTGATCAAGGCCTTCGACGCTCCCCGCGCGGGCCTGCTGATTGCGGGCCTCGAGGTGCCGCACCTGCATCTGCACGTCTTCCCGGCCTACACCCTGGATGACGTCAACATCTCCAACGCCGATCCCAACCCGTCCGCGGAATCGCTGGACGAGGCGCAGGCCAAGATCGTCGCCGCGCTGGCGGAGCTCAGCTGA
- a CDS encoding NDMA-dependent alcohol dehydrogenase: protein MKTKGALIWEFNQPWTIEEIEIGDPVKDEVKIQMEASGMCHSDHHLVTGDIPMAGFPVLGGHEGAGVVTEVGPGVEGIEPGDHVVLSFIPSCGACPSCQAGLRNLCDLGAMLLQGTAVSDNTHRIHSADGTPVIPMTLLGTFSPYMVVHKSSVVKIDPSIPFEVACLVGCGVTTGYGSAVRSANVRPGDDVVIAGIGGVGMGALQGALNAGARNIFAVDPVEWKRDQALKFGATHAYPDIFAAMAGVAEITAGRMAAKTIITTGELHGEEIDNYLNITAKGGTCVVTAVANMAKSDVTLNLSMLTLLQKNLQGTIFGGGNPHHDIPQLLSMYKAGRLNLDDMVTRQYQLEQINDGYRDMLEGRNIRGVIRYTDADR from the coding sequence ATGAAGACCAAAGGCGCACTCATCTGGGAGTTCAACCAACCGTGGACGATCGAGGAGATCGAGATCGGTGACCCCGTCAAGGACGAGGTGAAGATCCAGATGGAAGCGTCGGGCATGTGCCATTCCGACCACCACCTGGTCACCGGCGACATCCCGATGGCAGGGTTCCCGGTGCTGGGCGGCCACGAGGGTGCCGGCGTGGTGACCGAAGTGGGCCCCGGCGTCGAAGGCATCGAGCCGGGGGATCACGTCGTCCTCTCGTTCATCCCGTCGTGTGGTGCGTGTCCGTCCTGCCAGGCCGGCCTGCGTAACCTCTGCGACCTGGGAGCGATGTTGCTCCAGGGCACCGCCGTCTCCGACAACACCCACCGCATCCATTCCGCTGACGGCACGCCCGTGATCCCGATGACCCTGCTCGGCACGTTCAGCCCCTACATGGTGGTGCACAAGAGCTCGGTGGTGAAGATCGACCCGTCGATCCCGTTCGAGGTCGCGTGCCTCGTCGGCTGTGGCGTCACCACCGGGTACGGCTCCGCGGTGCGCAGCGCCAACGTCCGCCCCGGTGACGACGTCGTGATCGCGGGCATCGGCGGTGTCGGCATGGGAGCGCTACAGGGCGCGCTGAACGCCGGCGCGCGCAACATCTTCGCCGTCGACCCGGTCGAGTGGAAGCGGGACCAGGCGCTGAAATTCGGCGCCACGCACGCTTACCCCGATATCTTCGCCGCCATGGCCGGCGTCGCGGAGATCACTGCGGGACGGATGGCGGCCAAGACGATCATCACCACCGGTGAGCTGCACGGCGAGGAGATCGACAACTACCTCAACATCACCGCCAAGGGCGGCACCTGCGTCGTGACCGCGGTGGCGAACATGGCCAAGTCGGACGTGACGCTGAACCTGTCCATGCTGACGCTGCTGCAGAAGAACCTGCAGGGCACCATCTTCGGTGGCGGCAACCCGCACCACGACATCCCGCAGCTGCTGTCGATGTACAAGGCGGGACGGCTGAACCTCGACGACATGGTGACGCGCCAGTACCAGCTGGAGCAGATCAACGACGGCTACCGGGACATGCTCGAGGGCCGCAACATCCGCGGCGTCATCCGGTACACCGACGCCGACCGCTGA
- a CDS encoding ferredoxin encodes MGCYRIELDDDLCQGHAMCELEAPDVFRVPKRGVVEILDAEPPDELRDDVERAIEMCPTRALSLTDKE; translated from the coding sequence ATGGGCTGCTACCGAATCGAACTCGACGACGACCTGTGCCAGGGGCACGCCATGTGTGAGCTGGAGGCACCGGATGTCTTCCGGGTGCCCAAACGCGGCGTGGTCGAGATCCTCGACGCAGAACCCCCTGACGAGCTCCGTGACGACGTGGAGCGAGCCATCGAGATGTGTCCCACCCGAGCACTTTCCCTCACAGACAAGGAATGA